A stretch of the Bacillus sp. B-jedd genome encodes the following:
- a CDS encoding glucose-6-phosphate isomerase, protein MTHIRFDYSKALGFFGEHELTYLRDAVKVAHHSLHEKTGAGSDYLGWIDLPENYDKEEFSRIQKAAEKIKSDSDVLIVIGIGGSYLGARAALEMLGNTFYNAMAAEKRGTPQIIFAGNNISSTYMQDVISLIEGKDFSINVISKSGTTTEPALAFRLFRKLLIEKYGEEEARKRVYATTDKARGALKTLSDEEGYETFVIPDDVGGRYSVLTAVGLLPIAVSGADIEAMMKGAAQAMNDYSGSELEDNEAYQYAAVRNALYNKGKTIEMLVNYEPGLQYFSEWWKQLFGESEGKDQKGIFPASANFSTDLHSLGQYVQEGRRDMFETIIKVEKPRYELTIEKEANDLDGLNYLAGETVDFVNNKAFEGTMLAHTDGGVPNLIVSIPAMDEYTFGYLVYFFEKACAMSGYLLGVNPFDQPGVEAYKVNMFALLGKPGYEEKKAELEKRLK, encoded by the coding sequence ATGACACATATCCGTTTTGACTATTCGAAAGCGCTCGGTTTCTTTGGCGAGCACGAACTGACCTACCTGCGCGACGCTGTTAAAGTCGCCCACCATTCCCTGCACGAAAAAACAGGAGCGGGAAGCGATTATCTCGGCTGGATCGATCTCCCCGAGAATTATGACAAAGAGGAATTTTCCCGTATCCAAAAAGCTGCTGAAAAAATCAAATCCGACTCCGATGTTCTGATCGTCATTGGCATTGGCGGTTCGTATCTTGGCGCGCGTGCAGCGCTTGAAATGCTCGGCAACACATTCTACAATGCCATGGCGGCGGAGAAACGCGGCACGCCACAAATCATTTTTGCGGGCAACAATATCTCATCGACATACATGCAGGATGTCATCAGCCTGATTGAAGGCAAAGACTTCTCCATCAATGTCATTTCAAAATCAGGAACAACTACTGAGCCGGCTTTGGCGTTCAGGCTGTTCAGGAAGCTTCTCATTGAAAAATACGGAGAAGAGGAAGCCCGGAAACGTGTATACGCGACAACAGACAAAGCGCGCGGCGCACTGAAGACTCTTTCCGATGAAGAGGGCTATGAAACATTTGTCATTCCGGATGATGTTGGCGGACGCTACTCTGTCTTGACTGCAGTCGGACTGCTGCCAATCGCAGTAAGCGGGGCGGACATTGAAGCCATGATGAAGGGTGCCGCCCAGGCGATGAATGATTACAGCGGTTCCGAGCTCGAGGATAACGAAGCCTACCAATACGCCGCAGTAAGGAATGCCTTGTACAATAAAGGCAAAACGATTGAAATGCTCGTCAACTATGAGCCGGGGCTTCAATATTTCAGTGAATGGTGGAAGCAGTTGTTCGGGGAGAGTGAAGGAAAGGACCAGAAAGGGATTTTCCCAGCTTCGGCCAATTTTTCGACAGACCTGCATTCATTGGGGCAATATGTTCAGGAAGGCCGCCGCGACATGTTTGAAACGATCATTAAAGTGGAAAAACCACGGTATGAGCTCACCATTGAAAAAGAGGCCAATGATCTTGACGGATTGAATTATTTGGCGGGAGAGACGGTTGATTTCGTTAATAATAAAGCATTTGAAGGTACAATGCTTGCCCATACGGACGGCGGTGTCCCCAATCTGATCGTTTCCATTCCGGCCATGGATGAATACACTTTCGGTTATCTTGTTTATTTCTTTGAAAAAGCATGCGCGATGAGCGGCTATCTGCTTGGTGTCAATCCGTTTGACCAGCCGGGCGTGGAGGCTTACAAAGTAAATATGTTCGCGCTTCTCGGCAAGCCGGGCTATGAAGAGAAAAAGGCCGAGCTTGAAAAACGCCTGAAATAG
- a CDS encoding potassium channel family protein, protein MPSRLYIHFLRLPVLIRILFLTLLFFLAFGIIIRLLEPKTFLTIYDGIWWAIITATTVGYGDYVPQSLAGRAAAVLLILFGAGLVSFYLVSVATAAVTKQNAFSEGKLAYKGMKHIVIVGWNERSREIINKLNVSGMPSDIVLIDETLEENPVDSKYIHFIKGKPHIDGTILKGNVSKAELVLITADHGHEEIQADMNSILTLLTIKGLCPDVKCIVEILTPEQAVNAKRAGADEVLQSNRLTSIFMLSSLHSRGAGLLMEIIGELQENRLAMEEASEQFAGKSFAEMKQLWPGKESLLVGIKRGEELLLNPPLTFTVQSGDQLILLK, encoded by the coding sequence ATGCCAAGCCGTTTATATATTCACTTTTTGCGTCTGCCTGTCCTGATCCGGATTTTGTTTCTCACCCTGCTTTTCTTTCTCGCATTCGGAATTATCATTCGTTTACTGGAGCCCAAAACCTTCTTAACAATTTATGATGGGATTTGGTGGGCAATCATTACCGCAACAACTGTCGGGTACGGTGATTATGTCCCGCAGTCGCTGGCGGGAAGGGCGGCCGCGGTTCTGCTTATTTTGTTCGGCGCAGGACTCGTTTCGTTTTATCTTGTCTCAGTGGCTACGGCTGCGGTCACAAAACAAAATGCCTTTTCGGAAGGAAAACTTGCCTATAAAGGCATGAAGCATATTGTCATTGTCGGCTGGAATGAGCGTTCAAGGGAGATTATTAACAAGCTGAACGTATCTGGAATGCCATCCGATATTGTCCTCATTGATGAAACACTCGAAGAAAATCCGGTTGACTCAAAATATATTCACTTTATTAAAGGAAAGCCGCATATTGACGGGACCATTTTGAAAGGGAATGTCTCGAAAGCAGAATTAGTCCTGATTACAGCAGACCATGGCCACGAGGAGATACAGGCGGATATGAATTCCATCCTGACATTACTCACCATAAAAGGCCTCTGCCCTGATGTGAAATGCATAGTCGAAATTCTGACTCCGGAACAAGCCGTAAACGCAAAAAGGGCTGGCGCAGACGAGGTACTCCAATCAAACAGGCTGACTAGTATTTTTATGTTAAGCAGCCTGCATTCCAGGGGAGCCGGTCTGCTAATGGAGATCATTGGGGAACTTCAGGAGAACAGACTTGCAATGGAGGAAGCCAGCGAACAGTTTGCAGGTAAAAGTTTTGCGGAAATGAAACAACTTTGGCCAGGAAAGGAGAGCCTCCTGGTTGGCATTAAAAGAGGCGAGGAGCTGCTACTCAATCCTCCCCTCACCTTTACAGTCCAAAGCGGGGATCAGCTAATTTTGCTCAAATAA
- a CDS encoding YugN-like family protein: MIPIKTNVEGKDFSFKALEDSLKPLGYSVGGNWDYDKGFFDYKINDDGTYHFFRIPFQAVEGQLDGGNPRVRIGTPFLLAHQYEDDLDEEGNIGNVSASVNQFQAPEDKDAPIDTEYLNIADDLVRKLEAALL; encoded by the coding sequence ATGATTCCGATAAAAACTAATGTTGAAGGGAAGGATTTCTCCTTCAAGGCTCTGGAGGATTCTTTAAAGCCGCTTGGCTACAGTGTCGGTGGCAACTGGGATTATGACAAAGGCTTTTTTGATTATAAGATTAATGATGACGGTACGTACCACTTTTTCAGAATTCCCTTTCAGGCTGTTGAAGGCCAATTGGATGGGGGGAATCCAAGAGTGAGGATAGGGACACCATTCCTGCTTGCCCACCAATACGAAGATGATCTGGATGAAGAAGGAAATATCGGGAACGTCTCAGCTTCGGTTAACCAGTTCCAGGCACCGGAGGATAAGGATGCGCCCATTGATACGGAGTATTTGAACATCGCCGATGATCTGGTCAGGAAGCTAGAAGCAGCCCTCCTATGA
- a CDS encoding transglutaminase domain-containing protein, which produces MKRFLFIVILFFMGIVAAQPGLPNAFAGNLSKEFAEETGTLRNKDHGILTVLSYHVVNEVTGKPFLMPSSVVESGNQEIAKLAEFLTKGKETEYEKSKAIYIWVTENLEYDADTYFDAIRGVPFDVKSAMETFYTRKAMCMGFSHLNAALHRAAGIEAKVVYGNNHAWNEIKVDGRWTPQDTTKGAGYIDGRSRQFVHKPTMDYLTYSDMVKEGEYLW; this is translated from the coding sequence ATGAAAAGGTTCTTGTTTATTGTTATTCTTTTCTTTATGGGAATTGTAGCTGCCCAGCCCGGGCTGCCAAATGCTTTTGCAGGAAACTTATCTAAGGAATTTGCGGAAGAAACTGGTACTCTTCGAAATAAGGACCACGGCATACTGACAGTCCTTTCCTACCATGTAGTAAACGAAGTAACAGGAAAGCCTTTTCTCATGCCGAGTTCCGTCGTGGAAAGCGGTAATCAAGAAATCGCCAAGCTGGCTGAATTCTTAACAAAAGGAAAAGAAACAGAATATGAAAAATCGAAGGCTATTTATATATGGGTCACCGAGAATCTAGAATATGATGCTGATACATATTTTGACGCTATTCGAGGGGTTCCTTTTGATGTTAAATCTGCCATGGAAACATTCTATACGAGAAAAGCAATGTGTATGGGTTTTTCTCATTTGAATGCGGCATTGCACAGAGCAGCCGGAATAGAGGCGAAAGTCGTCTATGGAAATAACCATGCATGGAATGAAATTAAAGTGGATGGCCGCTGGACTCCTCAGGATACTACTAAAGGGGCAGGCTATATAGATGGCCGGAGCAGGCAGTTTGTCCATAAGCCAACTATGGATTACCTTACCTATTCCGACATGGTAAAAGAAGGAGAATATCTTTGGTAA
- a CDS encoding iron-containing alcohol dehydrogenase: MDNFIFHNPVRLLFGKGQLTELKNEVPKYGKKVLLVYGGGSIKRNGLYDKVTSLLNEIGAQVFELGGVEPNPRVSTARKGVDICKTEGIDLLLAVGGGSVIDCTKLIAAGAKYNGDPWDLVIKKAEAKEALPFGTVLTLAATGSEMNGGSVITNWETNEKYGWGAGVITMPKFSILDPVNTYTVPKDQTIYGIVDMMSHTFEHYFHKATNTPYQDRMCEALLQTVMETAPKAIGELENYEYRETLLYCGTMALNGIINMGFRGDWATHNIEHAVSAVYDIPHGGGLAIIFPNWMKHNLKEDPARFKQMAVRVFGVDPSGKTDEEAGLEGIEKLREFWNSIGAPSRLADYDIDDSKIGLMADKAMANGEFGGFATLDRDDVEAILRASL, encoded by the coding sequence ATGGATAATTTTATCTTTCATAATCCGGTGCGTTTACTATTCGGCAAAGGCCAATTGACAGAACTGAAAAATGAAGTCCCGAAATATGGGAAAAAGGTGCTCCTCGTTTATGGAGGAGGAAGCATTAAACGAAACGGGCTTTACGATAAGGTGACCTCCCTGTTGAATGAAATTGGCGCACAAGTTTTTGAACTTGGCGGAGTGGAGCCGAACCCGCGTGTTTCCACTGCCAGAAAAGGCGTCGATATCTGCAAAACGGAAGGAATTGACCTGCTTCTTGCTGTAGGCGGAGGAAGCGTGATTGATTGCACGAAACTGATTGCAGCCGGAGCAAAATATAATGGTGATCCTTGGGATCTTGTCATTAAAAAAGCGGAAGCAAAAGAAGCCCTGCCATTCGGGACTGTGCTTACCCTCGCGGCGACAGGCTCGGAAATGAATGGCGGATCTGTCATTACCAATTGGGAGACAAATGAAAAATACGGCTGGGGCGCAGGGGTGATTACTATGCCTAAGTTCTCCATCCTTGATCCGGTCAATACTTACACAGTGCCAAAGGACCAGACAATTTATGGGATTGTCGATATGATGTCTCATACATTTGAGCATTACTTCCATAAAGCCACCAATACGCCTTATCAGGACAGGATGTGTGAGGCGCTTCTTCAAACGGTAATGGAAACCGCACCGAAGGCAATCGGGGAGCTTGAAAATTATGAATACCGAGAGACGCTCCTTTATTGCGGAACGATGGCTCTCAACGGGATAATTAATATGGGCTTCCGCGGTGACTGGGCTACACACAATATTGAACATGCCGTTTCTGCTGTATATGATATCCCGCATGGCGGCGGCCTTGCCATCATCTTCCCGAATTGGATGAAACATAACCTGAAGGAAGATCCGGCACGGTTCAAGCAAATGGCAGTCCGCGTGTTTGGAGTAGATCCTTCAGGAAAAACCGATGAGGAGGCAGGACTCGAGGGAATCGAAAAACTGCGTGAATTCTGGAACAGTATCGGGGCGCCGTCAAGGCTGGCCGATTATGATATCGATGACAGCAAAATTGGCCTGATGGCGGACAAAGCGATGGCAAACGGGGAATTCGGCGGCTTTGCCACTCTTGACCGTGACGATGTCGAAGCTATTTTACGGGCTTCCTTGTAA